In Escherichia ruysiae, a genomic segment contains:
- a CDS encoding acyl-CoA dehydrogenase: MDFSLTEEQELLLASIRELITTNFPEEYFRTCDQNGTYPREFMRALADNGISMLGVPEEFGGIPADYVTQMLALMEVSKCGAPAFLITNGQCIHSMRRFGSAEQLRKTAESTLETGDPAYALALTEPGAGSDNNSATTTYTRKNGKVYINGQKTFITGAKEYPYMLVLARDPEPKDPKKAFTLWWVDSSKPGIKINPLHKIGWHMLSTCEVYLDNVEVEESDMVGEEGMGFLNVMYNFEMERLINAARSTGFAECAFEDAALYANQRIAFGKPIGHNQMIQEKLALMAIKIDNMRNMVLKVAWQADQHQSLRTSAALAKLYCARTAMEVIDDAIQIMGGLGYTDEARVSRFWRDVRCERIGGGTDEIMIYVAGRQILKDYQNK; this comes from the coding sequence ATGGATTTTTCTTTAACTGAAGAACAAGAACTGCTGCTGGCCAGTATTCGCGAACTGATTACGACTAACTTTCCGGAAGAGTATTTCCGCACCTGCGATCAAAACGGTACATATCCGCGTGAGTTTATGCGGGCGCTGGCGGATAACGGAATTTCCATGCTTGGCGTGCCGGAAGAATTTGGTGGTATCCCTGCGGATTACGTCACCCAAATGCTGGCGCTGATGGAAGTGTCAAAATGCGGTGCTCCGGCGTTTTTGATTACCAACGGTCAGTGTATTCACAGTATGCGCCGCTTCGGTTCTGCGGAGCAGCTACGCAAAACGGCAGAAAGCACACTGGAAACGGGTGATCCCGCCTATGCCCTGGCGTTGACGGAGCCAGGCGCAGGCTCAGACAACAACAGTGCCACTACCACTTACACGCGTAAAAATGGCAAGGTTTATATCAACGGACAGAAAACCTTTATTACCGGTGCGAAAGAGTACCCGTATATGCTGGTGCTGGCGCGCGATCCAGAACCGAAAGATCCGAAAAAGGCCTTCACCCTGTGGTGGGTCGACTCCAGTAAGCCCGGCATTAAGATTAACCCGCTGCATAAAATCGGCTGGCATATGCTCAGCACCTGCGAAGTCTATCTCGACAACGTGGAAGTTGAAGAGAGCGACATGGTGGGCGAAGAAGGAATGGGGTTCCTCAATGTGATGTACAACTTTGAGATGGAACGCCTGATCAACGCCGCGCGCAGCACCGGCTTTGCCGAGTGTGCCTTTGAAGATGCCGCCCTCTATGCCAACCAGCGTATCGCTTTTGGTAAGCCGATTGGGCATAACCAGATGATCCAGGAAAAACTGGCACTGATGGCGATTAAGATCGACAACATGCGCAATATGGTGCTGAAAGTGGCATGGCAAGCTGACCAGCATCAGTCATTGCGCACCAGCGCGGCGCTGGCAAAATTGTACTGCGCACGTACCGCGATGGAAGTCATTGATGATGCGATTCAAATCATGGGTGGTCTGGGCTATACCGATGAGGCGCGCGTCTCCCGCTTCTGGCGCGATGTTCGCTGTGAACGTATCGGCGGCGGTACAGACGAAATTATGATTTACGTTGCAGGTCGGCAGATTCTGAAAGATTACCAGAATAAATAA